The [Bacillus] selenitireducens MLS10 genome includes a region encoding these proteins:
- a CDS encoding phage tail tape measure protein, whose translation MADVGQLHVKVGLDSTGFQNGIGKLNQEMRKVQSEFKFASSQMGKHGSGLDQLKVKSDSLTKQKELQRQKVEALKAAHERSVETKGADAKATGDLEIKLNNAQAALEGMDQELANINREIEIQSSSWYELGQTLEPIGQKMQDVGKRMETIGQDLTKKVTLPIVGIGAAAVKIGSDFEAGMSQVQAISGASGDELDKLADKAKEMGSSTKFSATESAEAMNYMAMAGWDTSQIMGGLDGVMMLASASGESLASVSDIVTDALTAFGMEASEAVDFADLLASASSNANTNVGMLGESFKYVAPLFGSLGYSSEDAALALGLMANAGIKGSQAGTSLRGAITRLTNPTGDAAALIEDLGIQMTDAQGNMLPFDEVIGQLRSSFGGLTEEQQAQYASTIFGREAMSGMLAIINATEDDYQSLTDATRDYNGAAGEMAEVMQDNLQGQLTILKSQLEGVAIEIFEILVPHLRTMVDYLQRAVEWFSNLNPGTQEAIVKVAALAAALGPVLLIGGKMVGTVGTLISLFSKFSLAMAGKTAAVGGAATATGGLVAVKGMLAAAFTALTGPIGIAVAAIVGITAVGVALWRNWDTVKEKAGELGQAVSERWSNLRERTSEAWGNMTENIRERWSDIGERTSESLSSMQDHMSTGWSNLQENTRERWAGIRENLSESWGSMWSNTTESLANIRERVGTSWQSVRDRTSSTWGELRSNTSSSWSDMQSSIDRHGGGIRGVIGSYTERYKSTWRNALGQMDTMTGGNFSNIRSHVSNAFNRINESIRDGINRVREWNNTSVKEKVFSITERVRNIFSSGGSVAKNFSGTSFFPGGMTMVGELGPELVELPRGSRIHNDVETSRMMNGESQSNQGLSISIEQFVNNSDKDIEQLAYELEFYRQRMTQGRGRG comes from the coding sequence ATGGCAGACGTTGGCCAGTTACATGTGAAAGTGGGGCTCGATAGCACCGGCTTCCAAAACGGGATCGGGAAGTTGAACCAGGAAATGCGCAAGGTCCAGTCGGAGTTTAAGTTCGCCTCCTCCCAGATGGGCAAGCACGGATCCGGGCTGGATCAGTTGAAAGTGAAGTCGGACTCGTTAACGAAGCAAAAAGAGCTCCAGCGCCAAAAAGTCGAAGCCTTGAAAGCCGCTCACGAACGCTCCGTGGAAACCAAAGGGGCCGATGCCAAGGCCACAGGAGACTTAGAGATCAAGCTGAACAATGCCCAAGCCGCATTAGAGGGCATGGACCAAGAGCTTGCGAACATCAACCGGGAGATCGAGATCCAATCGTCGAGCTGGTATGAACTCGGTCAGACGCTCGAGCCAATCGGGCAAAAGATGCAAGACGTCGGGAAGCGGATGGAGACCATCGGACAGGACCTCACCAAAAAGGTCACATTGCCGATTGTCGGGATTGGGGCGGCGGCGGTGAAGATCGGCTCGGACTTTGAAGCGGGGATGAGTCAGGTGCAGGCGATTTCGGGAGCCTCCGGTGACGAACTGGACAAACTCGCAGATAAAGCGAAGGAGATGGGTTCCTCCACCAAGTTCAGTGCCACCGAATCGGCGGAAGCGATGAACTACATGGCGATGGCCGGTTGGGACACCTCGCAGATCATGGGTGGTTTGGACGGGGTGATGATGCTTGCCTCAGCCAGTGGTGAGAGCCTGGCCTCGGTTTCAGATATTGTGACGGATGCCCTCACCGCTTTTGGGATGGAAGCCAGTGAAGCAGTAGACTTTGCCGATCTCTTAGCCAGTGCGTCGAGTAATGCGAATACGAACGTCGGCATGCTCGGGGAGTCGTTCAAGTACGTAGCGCCGCTGTTTGGCTCGTTGGGCTATTCATCGGAGGATGCGGCTCTGGCCCTTGGGCTCATGGCAAATGCCGGGATTAAGGGTAGCCAGGCCGGTACGTCCCTTCGTGGCGCGATCACACGGCTCACGAATCCAACTGGAGATGCGGCCGCCCTGATTGAAGACCTCGGCATTCAGATGACGGACGCGCAGGGAAACATGTTGCCGTTTGATGAGGTCATTGGTCAGTTACGATCCTCGTTCGGTGGTCTGACGGAAGAACAACAGGCGCAATACGCATCGACGATCTTTGGCCGGGAAGCGATGAGTGGGATGCTCGCGATCATCAATGCCACCGAGGATGATTACCAGAGTCTTACCGATGCGACGCGGGACTATAACGGTGCCGCAGGTGAAATGGCCGAAGTGATGCAGGATAACTTGCAAGGGCAGCTCACCATTTTAAAGTCGCAGTTAGAAGGTGTGGCCATTGAGATCTTTGAGATTCTCGTCCCGCATTTGCGCACGATGGTGGACTACCTTCAGCGCGCTGTGGAGTGGTTTTCGAACCTGAATCCTGGCACGCAGGAAGCGATTGTGAAGGTGGCCGCATTGGCTGCGGCGTTAGGTCCGGTGTTACTGATCGGCGGCAAGATGGTTGGTACCGTCGGCACGCTCATTTCACTCTTTTCAAAGTTCTCCCTCGCTATGGCTGGGAAGACGGCGGCGGTTGGCGGGGCTGCCACAGCGACAGGTGGTCTAGTGGCGGTGAAAGGGATGCTCGCCGCGGCGTTTACGGCTTTGACGGGCCCGATTGGCATTGCCGTGGCCGCAATTGTCGGGATCACGGCCGTCGGTGTGGCGCTATGGCGGAACTGGGATACGGTCAAAGAGAAGGCGGGTGAACTCGGGCAAGCCGTCAGTGAACGCTGGTCGAATCTGCGTGAGCGAACAAGTGAAGCCTGGGGCAACATGACGGAGAACATCCGAGAGCGTTGGTCGGATATCGGGGAACGAACCTCGGAATCCCTCTCGAGTATGCAGGATCACATGAGCACGGGCTGGTCGAATTTGCAGGAAAACACCCGTGAACGCTGGGCCGGGATTCGTGAGAACCTATCCGAATCCTGGGGGTCCATGTGGTCGAATACGACAGAATCGCTCGCCAATATCAGGGAGCGGGTCGGTACCTCGTGGCAAAGTGTCCGGGATCGTACCTCTTCAACATGGGGTGAACTCCGTTCCAATACGTCATCTTCTTGGTCTGACATGCAAAGCAGTATTGATCGCCATGGTGGCGGGATTCGTGGCGTCATTGGCAGCTACACCGAACGCTACAAGTCCACGTGGCGGAATGCTTTAGGACAGATGGATACGATGACGGGAGGGAACTTCTCCAACATCCGTTCACATGTGTCGAATGCGTTCAATCGGATTAATGAATCGATCCGCGACGGGATCAACCGGGTTCGTGAATGGAACAATACCTCCGTGAAAGAAAAAGTGTTCAGTATTACCGAGCGGGTACGAAACATCTTCAGTAGTGGCGGTTCGGTGGCGAAGAACTTCAGTGGCACGAGCTTCTTCCCCGGCGGGATGACAATGGTCGGGGAACTGGGTCCGGAGCTGGTGGAGTTACCTAGAGGATCGCGGATCCATAACGATGTGGAAACGAGTCGCATGATGAACGGTGAAAGTCAGAGCAATCAAGGATTGTCCATTTCCATCGAGCAGTTCGTGAACAACTCGGATAAAGACATTGAACAGCTGGCATATGAACTCGAATTTTACCGGCAGCGCATGACACAAGGAAGGGGGCGGGGATGA
- a CDS encoding distal tail protein Dit → MMMQFTFDGKKSFDDFGVVVAKRPMIPSPKRRVTFMDIPGRHSSVRHDEETYEDITIMVECNLSKRTGPLYEQVDAIKAWLFGAGEADLVFSYEPDKAYQAQVVNAIDFTTHLRQAGTFPVLFHCRPFKVETVPSTLIYTSSGQTIQNPGTVASAPIITIVGGGSIDLTVNGQSTTLINVEDKIILNSDLQECYNEAIQNENEKMTGPFPILMPGANTISWSGSVSQVDIVSNWRWL, encoded by the coding sequence ATGATGATGCAATTCACCTTTGATGGCAAGAAGAGCTTTGATGATTTCGGTGTGGTCGTGGCGAAGCGGCCAATGATCCCGTCCCCGAAGCGGCGGGTGACGTTCATGGATATTCCCGGTCGCCATTCAAGTGTCAGGCATGACGAAGAGACGTATGAGGACATCACGATTATGGTGGAGTGTAACCTTTCCAAGCGAACAGGCCCCTTATATGAGCAGGTCGATGCCATCAAAGCATGGCTCTTTGGAGCTGGTGAAGCGGATCTAGTGTTCAGCTATGAACCGGACAAGGCGTATCAGGCCCAGGTCGTGAACGCGATTGATTTTACGACGCACCTCCGGCAAGCCGGGACGTTTCCGGTCCTGTTTCACTGTCGGCCGTTTAAGGTGGAGACGGTTCCGAGCACCCTCATTTATACGTCCAGCGGTCAAACGATTCAAAACCCTGGAACGGTGGCAAGTGCCCCGATCATCACAATTGTTGGCGGTGGCTCGATTGATCTTACCGTCAATGGTCAAAGTACAACGCTTATCAATGTAGAGGACAAGATCATCTTGAACAGCGACCTGCAGGAGTGTTACAACGAGGCGATTCAAAATGAGAACGAGAAGATGACGGGACCGTTTCCGATCCTCATGCCAGGGGCGAATACCATCAGCTGGTCCGGCAGTGTATCACAGGTGGACATTGTGTCGAACTGGCGGTGGTTGTGA